GAAAACAAACAGGCGATCGCGCCATCTCGCTTTTGGTTGTGGAAATGGTTAAATAATTTGTTGCAGTTGATCAAAACTGGTTCTAAGTAAGCTGTTATGCATTTAAATTGCACAATTATTTGTGAAGGCTGTCCACAGTCAAAAGTCCAGAGTCAAAAACTACGCGCGACTGTTGACTGTTGACCGTTGACTGCCAACTCAATCGTGCAAAGTGCAACTTGTAGGCGCATTAGCTTAGGTGGGTGAAAATAAACATGACTATGTTACGAAAGGGAAATATACCTGAAACCCTTACTACTGACAACTAATATCAAGTTCGGCTAATTACTTACGATATAGTCGGTTTGCCTGGTAATAGGTAATTGGTAATTGGTGATTGTTTTTTACTATTACCCATTACCCATTACCCATTACCAACCCCCACAGGTATCATAAGTGTTTAAACGGACATGATATTACAACTGATAACTGACGACCCTCACTAGTTAACTTTATTCGCACCGACCTACTTAATAGCGATTCTCCATTCAGATAAAGCAAGTAGGGGCGGGTATTGAGGGTATTAGTGAACCCGCCCCTACTAGTTTAATTAGCCCTTTTAGCTGTGAAATTTACCGTCACCTTGGTTTTGTGCATCCAGAAACTTTAACTGATGGTACACACAGCTAATCTGTGATAAATCTGCGCCTGCTGCTTGGGCTTTGCGTAATGGATTACCAAAAATTGCTTCTACTTCTAAGGGACGGCATTCATCGTAGTCAATTTTCATGCTGGTGCGGTAAGGCTTCATTTGAAAAGTGTAATCCAGCATTTTTTGCACAAAACTATCAGGAATGTCGCGCCCCATACTATTCGCCCCTAGTACCACTTCATACATTAACTGTGTAATTAATTTGTAGGTGTACTCATTCGCCATTAATTGATCTGTTGTGGCATTGAGAATTACCGAAAGCCCATTGTAGGGGATATTCCACACCAGCTTTTTCCAACGTGCCAATAGTAAGTCTTCAGACAATTCAATTGAAATACCAGCACTTGTGAAGTCGTCGCGAAGAAGCTGCATGTTTTCTGTAATTCCCGCAGGAGAATATTCACTGGTATATTCCCCGAAATTTATTTGTCCATAGTCTATGTGGTGAATATGTCCTGGCCCCACTTTATTGGAACACAGAAAGCACAACCCACCGATAACCTTGACATTGCCAACAATTTGGGCAACTTCCTCTTCTATACCAAGTCCATTCTGCAATACCAAGACTACCCCATTTTCTTTAACCACAGGCGGCAGCAACTTTG
Above is a window of Nostoc sp. UHCC 0702 DNA encoding:
- a CDS encoding putative 2-dehydropantoate 2-reductase, encoding MCDRKYAILGTGALGGFYGARLQKAGLDTHFLLKSDYQHVSQYGLFIESKEGDFSLTQVNAYQDVEKMPQCDVVVVALKTTQNYLLPKLLPPVVKENGVVLVLQNGLGIEEEVAQIVGNVKVIGGLCFLCSNKVGPGHIHHIDYGQINFGEYTSEYSPAGITENMQLLRDDFTSAGISIELSEDLLLARWKKLVWNIPYNGLSVILNATTDQLMANEYTYKLITQLMYEVVLGANSMGRDIPDSFVQKMLDYTFQMKPYRTSMKIDYDECRPLEVEAIFGNPLRKAQAAGADLSQISCVYHQLKFLDAQNQGDGKFHS